The proteins below come from a single Ruegeria sp. THAF33 genomic window:
- a CDS encoding substrate-binding domain-containing protein, producing MSFVKLSASALAIAAVSATTAAARDNVQIAGSSTVLPYASIVAELFGENTDFPTPVVESGGSSAGLKRFCEGVGENTIDVANASRAIREKEIKACAENGVTDIMEVRIGYDGIVFASQQTGPAFTAFEPSDIFNALGAKVLKDGEIVDNPYNTWAEFNPELPDVEIASFIPGTKHGTREVFEEKVLLIGCEETGAMEAMIAGGMSEDDAEDACLAVRTDGKSVDIDGDYTETLARIDTNPNGIGVFGLAFYENNTDKLKVATMSGVAPSTETISTGEYPVSRPLFFYVKKAHIGVIPGLKEYAQFFTHDEIAGPSGPLANYGLVADPELAKTQDAIANEVTMGSGS from the coding sequence ATGTCCTTTGTAAAACTGTCGGCATCTGCGCTGGCTATCGCTGCCGTCTCGGCGACCACTGCTGCGGCGCGTGACAACGTTCAGATCGCCGGTTCGTCGACCGTTCTGCCTTATGCCTCGATCGTAGCCGAACTGTTCGGTGAAAACACAGACTTTCCAACTCCGGTTGTTGAATCCGGCGGTTCGTCGGCTGGTCTGAAGCGTTTCTGCGAAGGCGTTGGCGAAAACACCATCGACGTTGCAAACGCGTCGCGCGCGATCCGTGAAAAAGAGATCAAAGCCTGCGCCGAAAACGGTGTGACCGACATCATGGAAGTCCGCATCGGTTATGACGGCATCGTATTCGCTAGCCAGCAGACCGGGCCTGCCTTCACCGCGTTCGAACCGTCCGACATTTTCAATGCTCTGGGTGCAAAAGTTCTGAAAGACGGTGAGATCGTTGACAACCCGTACAACACCTGGGCCGAGTTCAACCCAGAACTGCCCGATGTTGAAATCGCAAGCTTCATCCCAGGCACCAAGCACGGCACCCGCGAAGTGTTCGAAGAAAAAGTTCTGCTGATCGGTTGTGAAGAAACCGGCGCCATGGAAGCCATGATCGCGGGCGGCATGAGCGAAGACGACGCTGAAGATGCCTGTCTGGCGGTTCGCACCGATGGCAAATCGGTTGATATCGACGGTGACTACACCGAAACCCTGGCGCGTATCGACACCAACCCCAACGGTATCGGCGTGTTTGGTCTGGCGTTCTACGAGAACAACACCGACAAGTTGAAGGTTGCCACCATGTCGGGCGTCGCACCGTCGACCGAAACCATCTCGACCGGCGAATATCCGGTTTCTCGCCCGCTGTTCTTCTACGTGAAGAAAGCTCATATCGGCGTGATCCCGGGCCTGAAGGAATACGCGCAGTTCTTCACCCATGACGAAATCGCCGGTCCGTCGGGCCCGCTTGCCAACTATGGCCTGGTCGCCGATCCTGAGCTGGCAAAAACTCAGGACGCAATCGCCAACGAAGTCACCATGGGTTCGGGCAGCTGA
- a CDS encoding cell wall metabolism sensor histidine kinase WalK, whose product MTEDVLEDIVLAIPLPALMVDQTERIIAANTDATSLLGQNIVGRHFATILRQPQVLDAIEQSLTSRSAKKARHLSNDGAQDTTYTVECRYMNGVASEGAVMVTFQDTTHLEHASQMRRDFVANVSHELRTPLTALMGFIETLRGPARDDPAARDRFLKIMADEANRMNRLVGDLLSLNRVESEERVRPKQQLELTGLLQSTINSLRPLAEDAGVVLSLDVKNGPLSVTGDGDQLRQVFTNLIENGIKYGASGGSVTVRVLPADRDPAMRGPAVRIQFIDKGPGIDAVHLPRLTERFYRADSHRSRQLGGTGLGLAIVKHIVNRHRGRLRVESELGKGSVFTVILPS is encoded by the coding sequence ATGACCGAAGACGTTCTTGAGGACATTGTTCTTGCGATCCCGCTGCCGGCGCTGATGGTGGATCAGACCGAACGGATCATTGCCGCGAACACGGATGCAACGTCTCTTCTGGGCCAGAATATCGTTGGACGTCATTTTGCGACCATATTGCGACAGCCGCAGGTTCTGGACGCGATTGAGCAAAGCCTGACAAGCAGAAGCGCAAAGAAAGCACGTCATCTGTCCAATGACGGTGCGCAGGACACAACATACACAGTTGAATGCAGATACATGAACGGGGTCGCTTCCGAAGGGGCCGTCATGGTCACGTTTCAGGATACCACCCATCTGGAGCACGCCAGCCAGATGCGACGGGATTTCGTGGCCAATGTCAGCCATGAATTGCGCACGCCGTTGACCGCCTTGATGGGGTTTATCGAAACCCTGCGCGGTCCGGCACGGGACGATCCCGCCGCGCGTGACCGGTTCCTCAAGATCATGGCCGATGAGGCCAACCGGATGAACCGTCTGGTCGGGGATCTGTTGTCGTTGAACCGGGTCGAAAGCGAAGAACGTGTTCGACCCAAGCAACAGCTGGAACTTACCGGTCTACTTCAATCCACGATAAACTCGCTGCGGCCCCTTGCGGAGGATGCTGGCGTGGTTCTGTCGCTGGACGTGAAAAACGGCCCGCTTTCAGTCACCGGTGACGGCGACCAGTTGCGGCAGGTTTTCACCAATCTGATCGAGAACGGGATCAAGTATGGCGCCAGTGGCGGCAGTGTCACGGTACGTGTCCTGCCAGCGGACAGGGATCCGGCGATGCGCGGCCCGGCAGTCCGAATCCAGTTCATAGACAAAGGCCCCGGCATAGATGCCGTTCACCTGCCGCGCCTGACAGAGCGATTCTATCGCGCCGACAGCCACAGGTCGCGGCAACTGGGCGGAACCGGGCTTGGCCTTGCGATCGTGAAGCATATCGTCAATCGCCATCGTGGAAGACTTCGTGTCGAAAGCGAATTGGGAAAAGGTTCTGTTTTTACGGTCATTTTGCCCAGTTGA
- the pstB gene encoding phosphate ABC transporter ATP-binding protein PstB: MNDMTRVERTVDSKDIKINAKNVQVFYGETHAIKDVSVEIEDKTVTAFIGPSGCGKSTFLRCLNRMNDTIDICRVEGDILLDGEDIYDKRVDPVQLRAKVGMVFQKPNPFPKSIYDNVAYGPRIHGMARNKAELDEIVEKSLRRGAIWDEVKDRLDAPGTGLSGGQQQRLCIARAVATEPEVLLMDEPCSALDPIATAQVEELIDELRSRFSVVIVTHSMQQAARVSQKTAFFHLGNLVEFGETGQIFTNPIDPRTESYITGRIG; encoded by the coding sequence ATGAACGACATGACACGAGTGGAGAGAACCGTGGACTCCAAAGACATCAAGATCAACGCCAAGAACGTACAGGTTTTCTACGGTGAAACCCATGCCATCAAGGACGTGAGCGTTGAGATCGAAGACAAGACTGTCACGGCCTTCATCGGGCCATCTGGTTGTGGCAAGTCCACCTTCCTGCGCTGCCTGAACCGAATGAATGACACCATCGATATCTGCCGCGTCGAAGGCGACATCCTGCTGGATGGTGAAGACATCTATGACAAGCGTGTCGATCCGGTCCAGTTGCGCGCCAAGGTCGGAATGGTGTTCCAAAAACCCAACCCGTTCCCGAAGTCGATCTATGACAACGTGGCCTATGGCCCGCGCATTCACGGCATGGCCCGCAACAAGGCGGAACTGGATGAAATCGTGGAAAAATCCCTGCGTCGCGGCGCGATCTGGGATGAGGTCAAGGATCGACTGGATGCACCTGGCACCGGCCTGTCCGGCGGCCAGCAGCAGCGTTTGTGCATCGCCCGGGCCGTCGCCACCGAACCCGAAGTTCTGTTGATGGACGAGCCGTGCTCGGCCCTTGATCCGATCGCGACCGCACAGGTCGAAGAGTTGATCGATGAACTGAGGTCGCGGTTTTCGGTTGTGATCGTCACCCACTCGATGCAGCAGGCGGCGCGGGTCAGTCAGAAAACGGCCTTCTTCCACTTGGGCAATCTGGTTGAATTCGGTGAAACCGGCCAGATCTTTACCAATCCGATAGATCCGCGCACGGAAAGCTACATTACAGGCCGCATCGGCTAA
- the pstC gene encoding phosphate ABC transporter permease subunit PstC produces the protein MPILWLFLIVSAIAAVGYLLGRTRALQNAGGDSRNLHSLPSFYGANVALKTLVPAFGLLIVWLLAQPFFLNAQVSDMIPDSVIKEGSSRSLVMAEVRRTAAGLDNAVAQGTLTQNAASDADANVAEITQLLKDAGQVVTSDITQPVLRAAQSYRAMSSTGYAIMSVAVVAVALIGAVAGWLQTNAEYRARNVVEQGVHVLLLAAASVAILTTVGIVLSLVFNTWEFFKLYPASDFFLGMTWAPSFSGRGGLSELGILPLLWGTLYISVVALLVAVPIGLFAAIYLSEYASSRLRSVAKPLLEVLAGIPTIVYGLFALLTVGPLLLDVFGESGLGWMKAGTAVMTAGLVMGIMLIPFVSSLSDDIINAVPQAMRDGSYGLGATQSETIRQVVLPAALPGIVGAILLAASRAIGETMIVVLGAGAAARLSLNPFEAMTTVTAKIVSQLTGDADFASPEALVAFALGMTLFILTLGLNVCALYIVRKYREQYE, from the coding sequence ATGCCGATACTTTGGCTCTTTCTGATCGTTTCGGCGATCGCGGCTGTCGGCTATCTGTTGGGACGTACGCGCGCACTGCAAAACGCAGGGGGTGACAGTCGGAACCTGCATTCCCTGCCATCTTTTTACGGTGCAAACGTTGCACTGAAGACACTTGTGCCGGCCTTCGGTCTCTTGATCGTGTGGCTGTTGGCGCAGCCTTTCTTCCTCAATGCGCAGGTGTCGGACATGATACCGGACTCTGTGATAAAGGAAGGTTCCTCCCGCAGCCTGGTGATGGCCGAAGTACGCCGCACCGCCGCCGGGCTGGACAACGCGGTTGCGCAAGGCACTCTGACCCAGAACGCCGCCAGTGATGCCGATGCAAATGTCGCCGAGATCACCCAGCTTTTGAAGGACGCGGGGCAGGTTGTGACTTCGGACATCACCCAACCGGTACTGCGCGCTGCGCAGAGCTACCGCGCCATGAGCTCGACCGGGTACGCAATCATGTCCGTTGCCGTTGTCGCGGTTGCCTTGATCGGTGCCGTAGCGGGCTGGTTGCAAACCAACGCCGAATACCGTGCGCGCAACGTTGTGGAACAGGGGGTTCATGTCCTGCTTCTGGCGGCCGCGTCGGTTGCAATCCTCACAACGGTGGGCATTGTCCTGTCTCTTGTGTTCAACACCTGGGAATTCTTCAAACTGTACCCGGCGTCAGATTTCTTTCTCGGCATGACCTGGGCACCCAGCTTTTCGGGCCGCGGCGGGTTGTCCGAACTCGGTATCTTGCCGCTGCTGTGGGGGACGCTCTACATCTCTGTCGTGGCGCTGCTGGTTGCAGTGCCGATCGGATTGTTCGCCGCGATCTATCTCAGCGAATACGCTTCGTCCCGCTTGCGCTCTGTCGCCAAGCCGCTGCTTGAGGTGCTGGCCGGGATTCCGACCATCGTTTACGGTCTCTTCGCCTTGTTGACCGTTGGCCCGCTGCTGTTGGACGTATTTGGTGAAAGTGGCCTGGGCTGGATGAAAGCCGGCACTGCCGTCATGACTGCGGGTCTGGTGATGGGGATCATGTTGATCCCGTTTGTCTCATCACTGTCTGACGACATTATCAACGCGGTGCCGCAGGCCATGCGCGACGGTTCTTATGGCCTTGGCGCCACGCAATCCGAAACCATCCGTCAGGTCGTTCTGCCCGCCGCGTTGCCCGGTATCGTCGGCGCGATCCTTCTGGCGGCATCGCGCGCCATCGGCGAGACCATGATCGTGGTTCTCGGGGCAGGGGCCGCAGCCCGCCTCAGCCTGAACCCGTTCGAAGCCATGACAACCGTGACAGCCAAGATCGTCAGCCAGTTGACGGGGGACGCCGACTTTGCCTCACCCGAGGCGCTGGTCGCCTTCGCACTTGGCATGACCCTTTTCATTCTCACCTTGGGGCTCAACGTGTGTGCCCTTTATATCGTGCGCAAGTACCGGGAGCAGTACGAATGA
- a CDS encoding SDR family oxidoreductase yields MELRNRTVIVTGAADGIGRGLAERFAQEGARVICSDIDEAGAREVATQTGGVAFTCDVSDEEQIKALIDFTEDTVGPIDLFCANAGILTLGGLDVPDDQWEKIWKINVMSHVWTARHLVPRMIGRGGGYILTTASAAGLLNQPGAAPYGVTKHAAVGFAEWLSLTYGAKGLRVSVLCPQAVRSKMTEGHEVSVASIDGMLEPEDVAETCVQAIREERFLVLPHPQVLDYLQLKAADYDRWLGGMRKLNQHFTPDT; encoded by the coding sequence ATGGAGCTCAGAAATAGAACTGTCATCGTGACCGGTGCCGCAGATGGCATTGGCCGGGGTTTGGCGGAACGTTTTGCTCAGGAAGGTGCGCGCGTCATCTGTTCGGATATTGACGAAGCCGGAGCCCGTGAAGTCGCAACCCAAACTGGCGGTGTTGCGTTCACATGTGACGTTTCGGATGAGGAACAGATCAAGGCGTTGATTGATTTCACCGAAGATACTGTTGGCCCAATTGATCTGTTCTGCGCAAATGCCGGCATCCTGACGCTTGGCGGTCTGGATGTTCCCGATGATCAATGGGAAAAAATTTGGAAAATCAACGTGATGTCGCACGTGTGGACCGCGCGCCATTTGGTGCCTCGTATGATCGGTCGCGGCGGCGGATATATTCTGACGACGGCCTCTGCGGCGGGTTTACTGAACCAACCGGGTGCGGCGCCATACGGTGTCACGAAACACGCGGCAGTTGGATTTGCCGAGTGGCTGTCGCTGACATATGGCGCCAAAGGTCTGCGGGTTTCGGTTCTTTGTCCTCAGGCGGTTCGGTCAAAAATGACTGAAGGACATGAGGTTTCAGTGGCATCGATCGACGGAATGCTGGAGCCGGAAGACGTCGCTGAAACCTGCGTACAAGCCATCCGGGAAGAACGATTTCTGGTTCTTCCGCATCCGCAGGTTTTGGATTATCTGCAACTCAAAGCGGCTGACTACGATCGCTGGCTGGGCGGGATGCGAAAGTTGAATCAACATTTTACGCCAGATACCTAA
- a CDS encoding gamma carbonic anhydrase family protein has translation MTIYALGEHAPHIHEDTWVAPDANLIGKVVLEQGASVWFGCTIRADHEEIRIGEGSNVQENCVMHIDAGFPLTIGRNCTIGHKVMLHGCTIGENTLVGMGAIVLNGAKIGRNCLIGAGTLITEGKEIPDNSLVMGSPGKVVRQLDEAAAQRITFSALHYQENMRNFRETLKPAL, from the coding sequence ATGACCATTTACGCTTTGGGCGAGCACGCTCCGCACATTCACGAGGACACCTGGGTCGCGCCCGATGCCAATCTGATTGGCAAGGTTGTGCTGGAGCAGGGGGCCTCGGTCTGGTTCGGCTGCACGATTCGCGCGGATCACGAAGAAATCCGGATCGGCGAGGGCAGCAACGTTCAGGAAAACTGCGTGATGCATATCGACGCCGGGTTTCCCCTGACGATTGGTCGAAATTGCACCATTGGGCACAAGGTGATGCTGCATGGCTGCACCATAGGCGAAAACACGTTGGTCGGAATGGGCGCAATCGTTTTGAACGGCGCAAAGATCGGCCGGAACTGTCTGATCGGAGCAGGGACCTTGATCACCGAGGGCAAGGAAATCCCCGACAATTCGCTTGTCATGGGATCGCCGGGCAAGGTCGTACGCCAGCTGGATGAGGCCGCAGCCCAAAGGATCACGTTCAGTGCGCTGCACTATCAGGAAAACATGCGCAATTTCCGCGAAACCCTGAAACCTGCGCTTTGA
- the gmk gene encoding guanylate kinase, whose product MADRRGLLIILSSPSGAGKSTLARRLMAWDTDLEFSISATTRAPRPGEEHGREYFFLSEDEFKQQVADGQMLEHAHVFGNFYGSPAEPVKNSINAGKDVLFDVDWQGEVQIRNSDLGKHALSIFILPPSIPELRRRLETRGQDSDDVIARRMLKSWDEISHWGYYDYVLINDDLEATEEKLKTIVSAERMRRIQQPRLQQHVRKLQREFEGLS is encoded by the coding sequence ATGGCGGACCGCCGAGGCCTACTAATCATCCTGTCTTCTCCGTCCGGAGCGGGCAAATCGACCCTGGCCAGACGGCTGATGGCCTGGGATACGGATCTGGAATTCTCGATCTCGGCGACGACCCGTGCCCCGCGCCCCGGAGAAGAGCATGGGCGCGAGTATTTCTTTCTGTCCGAGGACGAGTTCAAACAGCAGGTCGCTGATGGGCAGATGCTGGAACACGCCCATGTATTCGGAAACTTCTATGGTTCGCCTGCCGAGCCGGTCAAAAATTCGATCAATGCCGGTAAGGACGTATTGTTCGACGTCGACTGGCAGGGTGAAGTGCAGATCCGAAATTCGGATCTGGGGAAACACGCGTTGTCGATCTTCATTTTGCCGCCGTCCATCCCCGAGCTGCGCCGCCGGCTGGAAACACGCGGGCAGGACAGTGATGACGTCATCGCCCGTCGAATGCTCAAAAGCTGGGATGAAATCAGCCACTGGGGCTATTACGACTACGTCCTGATCAACGATGACCTCGAGGCAACCGAAGAAAAGCTGAAAACCATCGTCAGCGCGGAACGGATGCGTCGCATTCAGCAACCCAGGTTGCAACAGCACGTCCGCAAGTTGCAGAGAGAATTCGAGGGACTGTCATGA
- the phoU gene encoding phosphate signaling complex protein PhoU, whose protein sequence is MSEQHIASVFDRDLEAIQAHIMKMGGLVEAAIIGAARSLETRDEELAQEVRKGDKAIDALEELINEETARLIALRAPTASDLRLILSVLKVSGNLERIGDYAKNIAKRTTVLVNASEINGSAAALRRMAREVERMLRDALDAYIQRDAELATDVINRDEEVDQMYNGLFREFLTFMAEDPRNISACMHLHFIAKNIERMGDHVTSIAEQVVYLVTGDRPAEARPKADNTSQTV, encoded by the coding sequence ATGAGCGAACAACATATTGCATCTGTTTTTGACCGCGACCTCGAAGCGATCCAAGCGCATATCATGAAGATGGGCGGGCTGGTCGAGGCCGCCATCATAGGCGCGGCCCGCTCGCTGGAAACCCGCGATGAAGAGTTGGCGCAAGAGGTGCGAAAAGGCGACAAGGCCATCGACGCGCTTGAAGAGCTGATCAACGAAGAAACGGCCAGGTTGATTGCGCTGCGGGCACCCACGGCAAGTGACTTGCGGCTGATCCTGTCGGTTCTGAAGGTGTCCGGCAACCTTGAGCGCATTGGCGACTATGCCAAGAATATCGCCAAACGAACCACGGTTCTGGTCAATGCCAGCGAGATCAACGGAAGCGCTGCGGCCTTGCGCCGTATGGCACGCGAGGTCGAACGGATGCTGCGTGATGCGCTGGACGCCTATATTCAACGCGATGCGGAACTGGCCACAGACGTCATCAACCGCGATGAAGAGGTGGACCAGATGTATAACGGCCTGTTTCGGGAGTTTCTGACGTTCATGGCCGAAGATCCACGCAATATCTCGGCCTGCATGCACCTGCATTTCATCGCAAAGAACATCGAACGCATGGGCGATCACGTAACCTCGATCGCCGAGCAGGTCGTGTATCTGGTCACCGGCGACCGCCCGGCCGAAGCCCGGCCCAAGGCTGACAACACGTCGCAAACCGTGTAG
- the pstA gene encoding phosphate ABC transporter permease PstA, whose translation MTDTSMQSPQSGRHTISLTASDERTKKRAKAEKRFRAYGIAAIATGLFFLVVLFASILSQGIPAFQRTVVSIEFTLTEPQRDEAEGALFKTKVYSNLFVAQLNSELAERGISVDFDEAAIERLLGKVGGTIRTFYTENPDKLGEPVQFDLAASSRVDGYFKGRVSRDTIQDSRFLQKSDLDLVDALEQAGIIKQAFNWPFITGADAGVDNPGGAGIGVSVVGSFFMMLVVLCLSLPIGVAASIYLEEFAPQNKLTDLIEVNISNLAAVPSIVFGILGLAVFIQFMHLPQSAPLVGGLVLTLMTLPTIIISTRASLKAVPPSIRDAALGVGASKMQAVFHHVLPLAAPGILTGTIIGLAQALGETAPLLLIGMVGFVARGYPDGFLAGFTEPNSAMPAQIYTWAARADVGFYEKAWGGIIILLMFLLTMNIIAIILRRRFERRW comes from the coding sequence ATGACCGACACCAGTATGCAAAGCCCCCAATCCGGTCGCCATACGATCTCGCTCACGGCTTCGGATGAACGCACGAAGAAACGTGCCAAAGCCGAGAAACGGTTCCGTGCTTATGGCATCGCCGCAATCGCAACCGGTCTGTTCTTTTTGGTTGTTCTGTTCGCTTCGATCCTGTCGCAGGGGATTCCGGCCTTCCAACGCACGGTCGTCAGCATTGAATTCACACTGACCGAACCGCAGCGGGACGAGGCCGAAGGAGCCCTGTTCAAGACAAAAGTCTATTCCAACCTGTTCGTCGCTCAGTTGAACAGTGAACTTGCTGAACGCGGGATCAGCGTTGATTTTGATGAGGCCGCGATCGAGCGTCTTTTGGGTAAAGTCGGCGGGACGATCCGGACCTTTTACACCGAAAACCCCGACAAGCTGGGTGAGCCGGTCCAATTCGATCTGGCAGCATCCAGCCGGGTGGACGGATACTTCAAAGGCCGCGTTTCCCGCGACACGATACAGGACAGCCGGTTTCTGCAAAAAAGCGATCTGGATCTGGTCGATGCGCTGGAACAGGCTGGCATCATCAAGCAGGCATTCAATTGGCCCTTCATCACCGGCGCGGACGCAGGCGTGGACAACCCCGGCGGCGCAGGCATCGGTGTCTCGGTTGTGGGATCATTCTTCATGATGCTGGTCGTTTTGTGTCTGTCTCTGCCGATTGGCGTTGCAGCTTCGATCTATCTCGAAGAATTTGCGCCGCAGAACAAGCTGACTGACCTGATCGAAGTGAACATTTCGAACCTGGCCGCGGTTCCGTCCATCGTCTTCGGTATTCTGGGCCTGGCCGTTTTCATTCAGTTCATGCATCTGCCGCAATCGGCACCGCTGGTCGGCGGTCTGGTTCTGACCCTGATGACGCTTCCGACGATCATCATCTCGACCCGCGCGTCCTTGAAGGCCGTGCCTCCGTCGATACGCGACGCGGCGCTTGGGGTAGGGGCGTCGAAAATGCAGGCGGTGTTTCACCACGTGCTGCCGCTGGCTGCGCCGGGCATTCTGACAGGTACCATCATCGGTCTGGCGCAAGCCTTGGGTGAAACCGCACCTCTTTTGCTGATCGGCATGGTGGGGTTTGTCGCACGCGGATATCCCGACGGCTTTCTTGCAGGCTTTACCGAGCCGAATTCGGCCATGCCCGCCCAGATCTATACATGGGCCGCACGCGCTGACGTCGGCTTTTACGAGAAGGCGTGGGGTGGGATCATCATACTTTTGATGTTCCTGCTGACCATGAATATCATCGCAATCATCTTGCGCCGCCGCTTTGAACGTCGCTGGTAA
- the phoB gene encoding phosphate regulon transcriptional regulator PhoB, with protein MSADQPTVLVVEDEMAQREVLAYNLEAEGFRVSKAGNGEEAMLLVDEDCPDIIVLDWMMPNLSGIEVCRRLKSRPDTRSIPIIMLSARTEEVDKVRGLETGADDYVVKPYSVVELMARVRTQLRRVRPSTVGLRLEFDDIILDSETHKVSRDNKPLKLGPTEFRLLSTFMEKPGRVWSREQLLDRVWGRDIYVDTRTVDVHIGRLRKALTQYGGTDPVRTVRGAGYALG; from the coding sequence ATGTCAGCAGATCAACCTACCGTTTTGGTTGTAGAGGATGAAATGGCCCAACGTGAAGTCTTGGCCTACAATCTGGAAGCTGAAGGGTTTCGGGTTTCCAAGGCTGGCAACGGCGAAGAAGCCATGCTGTTGGTAGACGAAGACTGCCCGGACATCATTGTCCTGGACTGGATGATGCCCAATCTGAGCGGTATCGAGGTCTGCCGACGCCTGAAAAGCCGCCCGGACACGCGTTCAATCCCGATTATCATGTTGTCGGCCCGGACCGAGGAAGTCGACAAAGTTCGCGGTCTTGAAACCGGCGCGGATGATTACGTGGTCAAGCCATATTCCGTGGTCGAGCTGATGGCGCGCGTTCGCACGCAATTGCGCCGCGTCCGTCCTTCGACCGTTGGTTTGCGCCTGGAATTCGATGACATCATTCTTGACTCCGAGACGCACAAGGTCAGCCGGGACAACAAACCCCTGAAGCTTGGGCCGACCGAGTTCCGGCTTCTCAGCACATTCATGGAAAAGCCGGGCAGGGTCTGGAGCCGCGAGCAATTGCTGGACCGGGTTTGGGGACGCGACATCTATGTCGATACCCGAACCGTCGATGTTCATATCGGGCGTTTGCGCAAAGCCCTGACGCAATATGGCGGGACCGATCCAGTACGAACCGTCCGAGGCGCGGGATACGCCTTGGGATAA
- a CDS encoding YicC/YloC family endoribonuclease, with the protein MIRSMTGFASGKGTFGPHSWSWELRSVNGKGLDMRLRVPDWLTGLEVALRASLSKSLSRGNVTLSMRLNREDSAPELALNETAMAAALTALERTEALATARGITLAPSRASDLLALKGMMDAGTEADDPAPLVAHLTSEFKDLLAAFIDMRKAEGAALAAVLNTQLDQVAELTAQAAEIAEQRKDKMTEGLRENLARVLENTQGADPDRVAQELAMIAVKADITEEIDRLTAHVAAARELLAQDGAVGRKLDFLMQEFNREANTLCSKAQSSDLTSVGLELKAVIDQMREQVQNVE; encoded by the coding sequence ATGATCAGATCCATGACCGGGTTTGCCTCGGGGAAGGGAACTTTCGGCCCGCACAGTTGGTCGTGGGAACTTCGCAGCGTAAATGGCAAGGGGCTGGACATGCGTCTGCGCGTGCCCGACTGGTTGACCGGCCTCGAAGTCGCGTTACGGGCGTCCCTGTCCAAATCCCTGAGCCGGGGAAACGTGACCCTGTCGATGCGCTTGAACCGCGAGGATTCTGCCCCGGAACTGGCCTTGAACGAAACCGCGATGGCTGCGGCCCTGACAGCTCTCGAGCGAACGGAAGCGCTGGCGACTGCGCGCGGCATCACGCTGGCGCCGTCGCGTGCGTCAGATCTTTTGGCGCTCAAGGGGATGATGGATGCAGGAACCGAGGCCGACGATCCGGCTCCGCTTGTTGCTCATCTAACGTCCGAATTCAAAGATCTTCTGGCGGCGTTCATAGATATGCGCAAAGCCGAAGGGGCAGCTTTGGCCGCTGTCTTGAACACGCAACTGGATCAGGTCGCGGAGCTGACGGCGCAGGCCGCAGAGATTGCCGAGCAACGCAAGGACAAGATGACCGAGGGGCTGCGCGAGAATCTCGCGCGGGTGCTGGAGAATACGCAGGGCGCGGATCCCGATCGTGTCGCGCAAGAGCTTGCGATGATCGCGGTCAAGGCGGATATCACCGAAGAAATCGACCGCCTGACCGCGCATGTGGCGGCCGCTCGTGAGTTGTTGGCACAGGACGGGGCCGTGGGCCGCAAGCTGGACTTCCTGATGCAAGAGTTCAATCGCGAAGCCAACACGCTGTGTTCCAAGGCGCAAAGCTCGGACCTGACATCGGTCGGGCTGGAACTGAAAGCGGTGATCGATCAGATGCGCGAGCAAGTGCAGAATGTGGAATAA